The following coding sequences are from one Negativicoccus succinicivorans window:
- a CDS encoding LemA family protein yields MDRFLNSEFTAIGIIALIILIVLIWWVKTSNRFNRYKVVIDESKKNVDIALAKRYDTICEMIKVAKSYAKHEASTFSDVIQLRQNANIKEFNATIQNQDKEISKIFALAESYPDLKSSQEFINLQDEISDENEQLAAAKRIVNNNISIINQEIVSFPKSVVAKSKGLKEMEFLKEQNIDSKRSINEFDYDVK; encoded by the coding sequence ATGGACAGATTTTTAAATTCGGAATTCACAGCAATTGGAATAATTGCATTAATCATTTTAATAGTATTAATTTGGTGGGTAAAAACATCGAATAGATTTAACCGATACAAAGTCGTAATAGACGAATCCAAGAAAAACGTGGACATTGCACTAGCTAAAAGATACGACACAATTTGTGAAATGATAAAAGTAGCCAAATCATACGCAAAACATGAAGCCTCAACTTTTTCAGATGTAATTCAACTTCGCCAAAATGCAAATATCAAAGAATTCAACGCCACAATACAAAACCAAGACAAAGAAATCAGCAAAATATTTGCACTTGCTGAAAGCTACCCGGACCTTAAATCATCACAAGAATTCATCAATTTACAAGATGAAATCAGCGACGAAAATGAACAATTAGCAGCTGCGAAAAGAATCGTCAATAACAATATCAGCATAATAAATCAAGAAATCGTGTCGTTTCCTAAATCAGTTGTCGCAAAATCTAAAGGATTGAAAGAAATGGAATTTCTTAAAGAACAAAACATAGACAGCAAAAGATCGATCAATGAATTTGACTACGACGTTAAATAA
- a CDS encoding ECF transporter S component — MKKHNLRWFARVSLLAAIAAVLMLWQFPLPLMPAFLTLDISDVPVVVGALLFGWPAGAAIAILKNLLHLPVSSTFGIGEIANATLALTYITVATLLRRWGWLAYVAATCAIAGVAVFLNFTLLLPLYQSAFGISTAQLLAMSARAGSQLITVWDFMWWVIVPFNLIKGGLITLLALPIYRRLRTMPRQ; from the coding sequence ATGAAAAAACACAATCTCCGTTGGTTCGCGCGCGTCAGTCTGCTCGCGGCCATTGCCGCCGTATTGATGCTGTGGCAATTTCCGCTGCCGCTGATGCCCGCTTTTTTAACGCTGGATATCAGCGATGTGCCCGTCGTCGTCGGCGCGCTTTTGTTCGGCTGGCCCGCCGGCGCCGCCATCGCCATCTTAAAAAATTTATTGCATCTGCCCGTGTCATCCACTTTCGGTATCGGTGAAATCGCCAACGCGACGTTGGCGCTCACTTATATTACCGTTGCAACGCTGCTGCGCCGTTGGGGATGGCTCGCATATGTGGCGGCCACCTGCGCCATTGCCGGCGTCGCCGTATTTCTCAACTTTACGTTGCTGCTGCCGCTCTATCAATCCGCATTCGGCATCTCGACCGCGCAACTTTTGGCCATGTCCGCGCGCGCCGGTTCCCAACTCATCACCGTCTGGGATTTCATGTGGTGGGTGATCGTGCCTTTCAATCTCATCAAAGGCGGCTTGATCACACTCCTTGCCCTGCCGATTTACCGCCGTCTGCGTACGATGCCGCGGCAATAA
- a CDS encoding sodium:solute symporter family protein has protein sequence MSSFTVWHWGGIFLAFAAVFITIFATAQKSSLENFSVGGRASGPWLVAGALVGTIVGGSATVGTAQGAVSAGFSAWWFTFGSTLGFILLGKVYAGPLRASGLKTIAEYIAARYGKMAGMATSIVSVLGIFFSLVASGLAGIHFMQILFPVSELTGTVLLLVIVVLYVLAGGIRGTAVSGIVKTVLLYTTLIIAGVYAWRGLAQLPAATVWHADWLWPQGGSGWRMFATNCLSVIIGVAVTQSYAQALYSARDAETAARGSYLAAALCMPVGLPLILIGIHTHFMTPSIDAVTALPMFMQMHLPSLLAGLGIGAILLSIIGSIAGLSLGAATSIAVDIFESGFGVKGQKRLLFILQAALIMLVLAAFSVSLYRYHSQILYWNFLSFSLRGAGVFLPFLLAIYAKGPTSEKSTTANILFSTLIAVLSIGNDTFTLNPLYVGIGTSACWLLVETIWRRIDRH, from the coding sequence GTGAGTTCATTTACCGTGTGGCATTGGGGCGGAATTTTTCTCGCCTTTGCCGCCGTCTTTATCACGATTTTTGCGACCGCGCAAAAATCATCTTTAGAAAATTTCAGCGTGGGCGGCCGCGCGTCCGGTCCGTGGCTTGTCGCCGGCGCGCTCGTCGGCACGATCGTCGGCGGCTCGGCCACCGTCGGTACCGCGCAAGGCGCCGTGAGCGCCGGTTTTTCCGCTTGGTGGTTTACTTTCGGCTCGACGCTCGGCTTTATTCTGTTGGGTAAAGTATACGCCGGACCGCTGCGCGCAAGCGGCTTAAAAACCATCGCCGAATATATCGCAGCGCGCTACGGCAAAATGGCGGGCATGGCGACTTCCATCGTGTCCGTCTTGGGTATTTTCTTTTCGCTCGTCGCGAGCGGCTTGGCCGGCATTCATTTCATGCAAATTTTATTTCCCGTCTCGGAACTGACGGGCACTGTGTTGCTGCTCGTCATTGTCGTGTTGTATGTTTTGGCCGGTGGCATTCGCGGCACAGCGGTGTCCGGCATCGTCAAAACGGTGTTGCTCTACACCACGCTGATCATCGCGGGCGTTTACGCCTGGCGCGGCTTGGCGCAACTTCCCGCGGCCACGGTATGGCACGCCGACTGGCTTTGGCCGCAAGGGGGCAGCGGCTGGCGCATGTTTGCGACAAACTGTCTTTCCGTCATTATCGGTGTCGCCGTGACGCAATCGTATGCGCAGGCGCTGTACAGCGCGCGTGACGCCGAAACCGCGGCGCGCGGCAGTTACTTGGCGGCGGCGCTTTGCATGCCGGTCGGGTTGCCGCTGATTTTAATCGGCATTCATACGCACTTTATGACACCGTCGATCGACGCCGTCACCGCGTTGCCGATGTTCATGCAGATGCACTTGCCGTCGCTTTTGGCGGGGTTGGGGATCGGCGCGATTTTGCTTTCCATCATCGGCTCGATCGCCGGACTTTCGTTGGGTGCCGCCACCTCGATTGCCGTCGATATCTTCGAGTCGGGTTTCGGCGTAAAGGGACAAAAGCGGCTGCTTTTCATTTTGCAGGCGGCGCTGATTATGCTTGTGCTCGCCGCTTTTTCGGTTTCGTTATACCGCTACCACTCCCAGATTCTCTACTGGAATTTCCTTTCCTTTTCGCTGCGCGGCGCGGGCGTTTTCTTACCCTTTTTACTCGCCATTTACGCCAAAGGACCGACCTCGGAAAAAAGCACGACGGCGAATATTCTTTTCTCCACTCTGATCGCCGTGCTTTCCATCGGTAACGATACCTTCACGCTCAATCCTCTCTACGTGGGCATCGGCACCTCCGCCTGCTGGCTGCTCGTGGAAACGATTTGGCGGCGCATTGATCGTCACTAA
- a CDS encoding energy-coupling factor ABC transporter ATP-binding protein, with protein sequence MQTQTLVFQKTRGGQFRWLTVSTLLLSIGTILHIASPSIAGFTPNWMIATYCVAILLTKPTYRQCFGIGMVAACIEILTSKSGFPYGNLISEPLGAMTAACFAHLILPHVRQKSILSALCGGVATLSSGFVFVSLMTYMLGIATNVYLYAMLPAVGLVAVINGVITPVLYAPAQKLLHASLTTQAEVATVSHAGLTLRPQQDAAFSIEHLSYRYPQATADALHDINLTVERGDFLVLAGAAGAGKTTLMSALCGAVPHYYGGVMRGMVFVEDMAITQHSIAEIATKVGTILPDYDAQLVTLTVAEEMEFALENRGYAAEEVARRSAEALAKVGLSGLEERNVATLSGGQRQRLVIASVLATEPQILVVDEPTSALDPEGTQAFYELLGTLNRRDGLTVVVTESQLAEVAPYAKRAALLDEGRLVMVGAFAEVVGRMQADATFRDLLPDRYQEATESDFVAGRATC encoded by the coding sequence ATGCAAACACAAACATTGGTATTTCAAAAAACACGCGGCGGGCAATTTCGCTGGTTGACCGTTTCGACTTTGTTGCTTTCCATCGGGACGATTTTACATATCGCGTCCCCCTCCATCGCGGGGTTCACGCCGAATTGGATGATCGCGACGTATTGCGTGGCGATTTTGCTGACGAAACCGACGTATCGTCAATGTTTCGGCATCGGCATGGTGGCGGCCTGTATCGAAATTCTGACTTCGAAATCGGGCTTTCCCTACGGCAATCTGATCAGCGAACCGTTAGGCGCGATGACGGCCGCGTGTTTCGCACATCTGATTTTGCCGCACGTTCGGCAAAAAAGCATCCTGAGCGCGCTCTGCGGCGGCGTCGCCACATTGAGCAGCGGTTTCGTTTTCGTATCGCTGATGACATACATGCTCGGGATTGCGACCAATGTGTATTTGTATGCGATGCTACCGGCGGTCGGTTTGGTCGCGGTCATTAACGGCGTTATCACGCCGGTTTTGTACGCGCCGGCGCAAAAGCTGCTGCATGCTTCGCTGACGACGCAAGCGGAAGTCGCTACCGTGTCGCATGCGGGACTTACTTTACGGCCGCAACAGGACGCGGCGTTTTCCATCGAACATTTGAGTTATCGGTATCCGCAGGCAACAGCGGACGCGTTGCACGATATCAATCTGACCGTTGAACGCGGCGATTTCCTGGTGTTGGCGGGCGCGGCGGGAGCCGGTAAAACGACGCTGATGTCCGCACTCTGCGGCGCAGTTCCGCATTACTACGGCGGCGTCATGCGCGGCATGGTTTTTGTGGAAGACATGGCGATTACGCAGCACAGTATCGCGGAGATCGCGACCAAAGTCGGCACGATTTTACCGGATTATGATGCGCAGTTGGTGACGTTGACCGTCGCCGAAGAAATGGAATTCGCCTTGGAAAATCGCGGTTACGCTGCCGAAGAGGTTGCGCGCCGCAGCGCGGAGGCCTTAGCGAAAGTCGGGCTGAGCGGCTTGGAAGAACGCAATGTGGCGACGCTTTCCGGCGGTCAGCGTCAACGTTTGGTCATCGCGTCGGTGCTCGCGACGGAGCCGCAGATATTGGTCGTCGATGAGCCGACCTCGGCGCTCGATCCGGAAGGCACGCAAGCGTTTTACGAATTGCTCGGCACGCTGAATCGGCGAGACGGTTTGACCGTTGTCGTTACGGAATCGCAGTTGGCGGAAGTCGCGCCGTACGCCAAGCGCGCCGCGCTGTTAGATGAAGGACGTTTGGTTATGGTGGGCGCATTCGCTGAAGTGGTCGGTCGCATGCAGGCGGACGCCACGTTCCGTGATTTATTGCCCGATCGGTATCAGGAAGCGACGGAGTCGGATTTCGTCGCGGGGAGGGCCACATGCTGA
- a CDS encoding energy-coupling factor ABC transporter ATP-binding protein has protein sequence MLKTEHLRFAYPDGREVIHDLSLVFAAGEITALVGKNGSGKTTLTRLLMGLERPTSGRIELNGRELTKLSASERSRFLGYVFQQADRQLFCTTVYDEIAFGPLEQGRDKVETRAKAEAALKLCGLEEDRDAYPPLLSRAKKQRVALASAVALGTEFLILDEPTSGISPADIRQLMQILTKLTAAGLGIILVTHAPDVVQRYAQRVVMLADGRVVYNGEPQQFLASMYRDGRDVSHHTDDGGAQ, from the coding sequence ATGCTGAAAACGGAGCATTTGCGTTTTGCGTACCCCGACGGTCGCGAAGTGATTCATGATCTTTCGCTGGTTTTCGCGGCCGGTGAAATTACCGCGTTGGTCGGCAAAAACGGCAGCGGTAAAACGACATTGACACGACTTTTAATGGGATTGGAAAGGCCGACCTCCGGACGCATCGAGCTGAACGGTCGGGAACTGACGAAATTATCCGCGAGTGAACGCAGTCGTTTTTTGGGGTACGTATTTCAACAGGCGGATCGACAACTTTTTTGCACCACGGTGTACGATGAAATCGCATTCGGCCCGCTCGAGCAGGGACGCGACAAGGTAGAGACCCGCGCGAAAGCGGAGGCGGCGCTGAAGTTATGCGGACTGGAAGAAGATCGCGACGCGTACCCGCCGCTTCTTTCCCGAGCGAAAAAGCAACGTGTCGCATTGGCTTCGGCAGTGGCGCTCGGCACGGAATTTCTCATCCTTGATGAACCGACGAGCGGCATTTCGCCGGCGGATATCCGACAGTTGATGCAGATTTTAACGAAATTGACGGCAGCGGGATTGGGAATTATTTTGGTCACGCACGCGCCCGATGTGGTACAACGGTACGCGCAACGCGTCGTGATGTTGGCCGACGGTCGCGTCGTTTATAACGGCGAGCCGCAACAATTTTTGGCAAGCATGTATCGCGACGGGCGGGACGTTTCCCATCATACCGATGACGGAGGTGCACAATGA
- a CDS encoding energy-coupling factor transporter transmembrane component T family protein produces the protein MTRLVPLTKIFMIVAVSLAVLFLQSPPALFALFLAEIVIFIAAGVLQQNRKALLAFVFFALLLGVIQYLGGGTLQSAYVAGLRMLALAGVFLLVLTTTRLQDLTAAVVTQLHIPYEYAFMFTAALRFVPDFLAENKAVLEAQACRGVPQNGHYLRRSKAYLGVVQPLVLKSLARSETMALSLELRGFGAGTTRFTRAVTPQRRDYLVMALLTAGVAVSMYLRLTYGY, from the coding sequence ATGACGCGCTTGGTTCCTTTAACAAAAATTTTCATGATTGTCGCGGTGTCGCTCGCCGTTTTGTTTTTGCAAAGTCCGCCGGCGCTCTTTGCGCTGTTTCTCGCGGAAATCGTTATTTTTATCGCCGCCGGCGTGTTGCAACAAAATCGCAAAGCGTTGTTGGCATTTGTTTTCTTCGCGCTCCTTCTGGGCGTCATTCAATACCTCGGCGGCGGCACGCTGCAGTCCGCGTATGTCGCTGGTTTGCGGATGTTGGCGTTGGCGGGCGTTTTCCTCTTGGTGCTGACGACGACGCGATTGCAGGATTTGACGGCCGCGGTCGTGACGCAGTTGCACATCCCGTATGAATACGCGTTCATGTTCACGGCGGCGCTGCGTTTCGTGCCGGATTTTCTGGCGGAAAATAAAGCGGTACTCGAGGCGCAGGCCTGCCGCGGCGTGCCGCAGAACGGGCATTATCTGCGCCGCAGTAAAGCGTATCTCGGCGTAGTGCAACCGCTCGTTTTGAAATCGCTCGCGCGTTCGGAAACGATGGCGCTTTCACTGGAGCTTCGCGGTTTCGGCGCCGGCACCACGCGCTTTACCCGCGCCGTGACGCCGCAACGTCGCGATTACTTGGTGATGGCGCTCTTGACGGCGGGCGTTGCGGTCAGCATGTATTTACGTTTGACGTACGGTTACTGA
- a CDS encoding pyridoxal phosphate-dependent aminotransferase, with translation MKYRIRHSLADYKVQSYVHGDTIPDDAIDCSLGINPFGYTPQLTEELYRETFSGISPYPSYPYRELRAAICEYLAPASEISPEQLAIHTGSMGMLIDLNRLFIDEGTHVLVGEPTFSSATTDMRAMGAQLTVVALREEEQFRFSVARFIEALRPEHTLVYLDNPNNPTGQIIPLADIEQLAQKAAAQDTMVIVDEAYGDFMPLENSAVALVNKYPNVIVVKTLSKGFGLAGLRTGYAVLPQAFMPIMRKLPAEMVVTETAARLTPIALRDREHIAHSRTQIAANKARLLESLSVLQASVTGDTVPIVLLYTERDLNLFDVMLRHGIITERGEDFDGIGKRHIRLRVPRDLTELLLRLAAVEKEVEGASCNSR, from the coding sequence ATGAAATACAGAATTCGACACAGTTTAGCAGATTACAAAGTGCAAAGTTACGTGCACGGTGACACGATTCCCGACGACGCGATCGATTGTTCGCTCGGGATCAATCCGTTCGGCTACACGCCGCAACTGACGGAGGAATTGTATCGGGAAACATTCAGCGGCATCTCGCCGTATCCGAGCTATCCGTACCGTGAACTGCGCGCGGCGATTTGCGAATACCTCGCGCCGGCGTCGGAAATTTCACCGGAACAACTTGCAATTCACACGGGATCGATGGGCATGTTGATTGATCTGAATCGACTTTTTATTGATGAGGGAACGCATGTTCTCGTCGGCGAACCGACGTTTTCTTCCGCGACGACCGATATGCGCGCGATGGGCGCGCAACTCACCGTCGTCGCGTTGCGAGAAGAAGAGCAGTTCCGTTTTTCCGTCGCGCGCTTTATCGAAGCGTTGCGTCCGGAGCATACGCTCGTGTATTTGGATAACCCGAATAACCCGACCGGTCAAATCATTCCGCTGGCGGACATCGAGCAGCTGGCGCAAAAAGCGGCGGCGCAAGACACGATGGTGATCGTCGATGAAGCGTACGGCGATTTTATGCCGCTGGAAAATTCGGCGGTCGCTTTGGTCAATAAGTATCCGAATGTGATTGTCGTCAAAACGCTCTCGAAAGGGTTCGGCTTGGCCGGTCTGCGGACGGGTTACGCGGTCTTGCCGCAAGCATTTATGCCGATCATGCGGAAATTGCCGGCGGAAATGGTTGTCACCGAAACCGCCGCCCGTTTGACGCCGATCGCGTTGCGTGACCGCGAACACATCGCGCACTCCAGAACGCAGATCGCGGCGAATAAAGCTCGCTTGCTGGAGTCGCTTTCCGTATTGCAGGCATCCGTTACCGGCGATACGGTGCCGATCGTGCTTTTGTATACGGAACGCGATCTTAATTTATTTGATGTGATGCTGCGACACGGCATTATCACCGAACGTGGCGAAGATTTTGACGGGATCGGTAAACGCCATATCCGTTTGCGTGTGCCGCGTGATTTGACGGAACTCCTGCTGCGTTTGGCGGCCGTAGAAAAAGAAGTGGAGGGAGCGTCATGCAACAGCAGGTAA
- a CDS encoding YkvI family membrane protein, which translates to MQQQVSIWNVVKLAGAYIAFTIGSGFATGQEVLQFFTSYGPAGYIGALVSMFLFAAMGAALMVKGHELNLTVQTEIFRYYCGKYIGYILEIFTIVCLFCVVSIMFAGSGAVAGEYFGIGAEIGKLGMAIICVVTVLLGLNGLVDIIGAIGPVITVFTILIGIVTAFTGTYYGNDLTAAQVQALFDLRATAGWWFGAYAWLDTAWFSGVLYAACMVLGGIPFLAGLGTRARNRQEAIWGGVMGGVFLMLSVIMIVFAMLCYPDQIVTLEVPNLFLAEQHLPILAMIFSVVLLLGIYSTAAPMFWLVLNRIQGFGLSRTPMLAVTVVLGIVAYFGAQIGFGKLIGILYPLMGQVGLIMIPVVFLRAGTRKTELMKE; encoded by the coding sequence ATGCAACAGCAGGTAAGCATTTGGAACGTCGTGAAACTGGCGGGGGCTTACATCGCGTTTACGATCGGTTCGGGATTTGCCACCGGCCAGGAAGTGTTGCAATTTTTCACCTCTTACGGACCGGCAGGCTACATCGGCGCGCTCGTCAGCATGTTTCTTTTCGCCGCGATGGGCGCGGCCTTGATGGTCAAAGGACATGAATTGAATTTGACCGTGCAGACGGAAATTTTCCGTTACTATTGCGGTAAATACATCGGCTACATTTTGGAAATTTTCACGATCGTTTGCCTTTTCTGCGTCGTTTCCATTATGTTCGCCGGATCCGGCGCCGTGGCCGGTGAATACTTCGGCATCGGTGCGGAAATCGGCAAACTCGGCATGGCCATCATTTGCGTCGTGACCGTATTGCTCGGCTTGAACGGTTTAGTCGATATTATCGGCGCAATCGGGCCGGTCATCACCGTGTTTACGATTTTAATCGGTATCGTTACCGCTTTTACCGGTACGTATTACGGCAATGATTTGACGGCGGCGCAGGTGCAGGCGCTCTTCGATTTGCGCGCGACCGCCGGCTGGTGGTTCGGCGCGTACGCCTGGCTGGATACCGCTTGGTTCAGCGGGGTGCTGTATGCCGCATGTATGGTTTTGGGCGGAATTCCTTTCCTCGCCGGACTCGGCACGCGCGCGCGCAATCGCCAAGAAGCGATTTGGGGCGGAGTGATGGGCGGCGTTTTCCTGATGTTGTCGGTCATCATGATCGTCTTCGCGATGCTTTGCTATCCGGATCAGATCGTGACCCTCGAAGTGCCGAATCTGTTCCTGGCGGAACAACATCTGCCGATCCTCGCGATGATTTTCTCCGTGGTGCTTTTGTTGGGGATTTACTCCACGGCAGCGCCGATGTTTTGGCTCGTGCTGAACCGCATTCAGGGCTTTGGCCTCAGTCGTACGCCGATGCTCGCGGTGACGGTGGTCTTGGGGATTGTGGCGTACTTCGGCGCGCAGATCGGTTTCGGTAAATTGATCGGCATCCTGTATCCGCTGATGGGACAAGTCGGACTCATTATGATTCCGGTGGTATTTTTACGCGCGGGCACACGAAAAACAGAGTTAATGAAAGAGTAA
- a CDS encoding CTP synthase, protein MTKYIFVTGGVVSSLGKGITAASLGRLLKNRGYRVTIQKFDPYLNIDPGTMSPYQHGEVFVTDDGAETDLDLGHYERFIDINLSQRSNVTSGRIYQTVISRERKGDYLGGTVQVIPHVTNAIKEQVFRVGQEVNADVVITEIGGTVGDIESQPFLEAIRQVKKDIGKENVLYIHVTLLPYISASGELKTKPTQHSVKEMRSIGIQPDIIVCRSEYPISQEMKEKIALFCDVDVDAIIENRTAQSIYEVPLMMQHEGLDKIVLRKLQLEDKPLDMSDWEHMVDRMLHPQGELEVALVGKYVSLHDAYLSVVESLDHAGYAFNRKVNIRWIDSEEIESADDLAPLFDGVDGIVVPGGFGSRGVEGKIRTIRFAREHKIPYLGLCLGMQCAVMEFARNVCGIEDAISSEFDTDAAHPVIDLMPDQVDIEDKGGTMRLGLYPCKLVDGTRSRELYGEELVYERHRHRYEFNNAYRKQLTDAGLILAGTSPDERLVEIVEVKDHPFFVAVQFHPEFKSRPNNPHPLFYGFIQAMEEESK, encoded by the coding sequence ATGACTAAGTACATATTTGTTACGGGCGGTGTCGTTTCTTCGCTCGGTAAGGGTATCACCGCCGCATCACTCGGCCGTTTACTGAAAAACCGAGGCTATCGGGTCACGATCCAAAAATTCGATCCGTATTTAAATATCGACCCCGGCACGATGAGCCCGTACCAGCACGGTGAAGTCTTCGTAACCGATGACGGCGCAGAAACGGATCTCGACCTCGGTCATTACGAACGCTTTATCGATATCAACTTAAGTCAGCGTTCCAACGTAACAAGCGGCCGCATTTATCAAACCGTCATTTCGCGGGAACGTAAAGGCGATTATCTGGGCGGGACCGTTCAGGTCATTCCGCATGTGACGAACGCGATCAAAGAACAGGTGTTCCGCGTCGGTCAGGAAGTCAATGCCGACGTAGTCATCACCGAAATCGGCGGCACGGTCGGCGATATCGAAAGCCAACCGTTTTTGGAAGCGATTCGCCAGGTGAAAAAAGATATCGGCAAAGAAAACGTTCTGTATATTCATGTGACGCTTCTGCCGTACATCTCCGCTTCCGGCGAATTGAAAACTAAACCGACGCAGCACAGCGTAAAAGAAATGCGCAGTATCGGCATCCAGCCGGATATCATCGTCTGCCGCAGCGAATATCCGATCTCGCAGGAAATGAAAGAAAAGATCGCGTTATTCTGCGACGTCGATGTCGACGCGATCATTGAAAACCGTACCGCGCAAAGCATTTACGAAGTACCTTTGATGATGCAGCATGAAGGTTTGGATAAAATCGTTCTGCGAAAATTACAGCTGGAAGACAAGCCGCTCGACATGAGCGATTGGGAGCATATGGTCGATCGCATGCTCCACCCGCAGGGTGAGCTGGAAGTGGCGCTCGTCGGCAAATACGTTTCGCTCCACGATGCGTATCTTTCCGTCGTCGAGTCGCTCGATCATGCCGGCTATGCGTTTAACCGCAAAGTCAACATTCGCTGGATCGATTCGGAAGAGATTGAATCAGCCGATGATCTCGCACCGCTCTTTGATGGTGTTGACGGTATCGTCGTCCCCGGCGGTTTCGGTTCCCGCGGCGTAGAAGGTAAAATCCGCACGATCCGTTTCGCCCGCGAACATAAAATACCTTACCTCGGTTTATGCCTCGGCATGCAGTGCGCTGTGATGGAATTCGCCCGCAACGTCTGCGGCATTGAAGATGCGATCTCGAGCGAATTTGATACCGACGCTGCACATCCGGTCATTGACCTGATGCCCGATCAGGTCGATATTGAGGATAAAGGCGGCACCATGCGCTTGGGTCTGTACCCCTGCAAGTTGGTCGACGGCACGCGTTCCCGCGAACTTTACGGGGAAGAATTGGTGTATGAGCGCCATCGCCACCGTTACGAATTCAACAACGCGTATCGTAAGCAACTGACCGACGCCGGTTTAATTCTCGCCGGCACCAGTCCCGATGAACGTCTGGTGGAAATTGTCGAAGTCAAAGATCATCCCTTCTTTGTCGCCGTGCAGTTCCATCCGGAATTCAAATCGCGTCCGAATAATCCGCATCCGCTGTTTTACGGATTCATTCAGGCGATGGAAGAAGAATCAAAATAA